The nucleotide sequence GCCGGGATGATGAACCACGCGGCGTAGAGCATGCCCGCGAATTCCCGGGTGCCGCCCGCCTTCTCCCAGTTGCGGCGGATCTCGAGCGGGTCGGTGCCCACCTTGTACTTGGCGTCGTTGCGCGCGACGTAGGGCAGCAGCGCCTCCTGGAACTGGCGATCACGGCTGCGCGGCTGCAGGTCCCAGGTCTTCTCCAGCGTCGAGCGGCTCGCGTCGGTCGACGAGTCGAGCAGGAACCGGTGCGCCTTGGACGGGAACGTGGTGGCGTACCAGGTGCCGAGCCACGTGCCGTACGAGTAACCGATGTAGCTGGTCTTCTTCTCCCCGAGCAGCACCCGGATGAAGTCCATGTCGTACGCGGTCTGCTCGGTGGTGATGAACTTCGTCAGCGGGTTCTTGAGGCAGCCCTCGACCTTCGCCCGGCTGATCACGTTCTGGTCCGTGCTGTCCGGGACGGTGTAGCTACAGGTCAGCGGGGTGCTCTGGCCGACGCCGCGGGGGTCGAAACCGACGAAGTCGTACTGCGAGGCCAGCACGGGGCTGCGCATCGCCATCGCGGCGCCCCACGGGAGGCCTTCGCCGCCGGGGCCGCCGGGGTTGACCAGCGCGATGCCCTGCCTGCCGGTGCCGGGGTAGGCGGTCGCGGTCTTGGAGACGCGGACGCCGATGGTGTTGCCGTCCTGCGGGTTGTGCCAGTCACGCGGCACCTGGACGGTGGCGCAGGCGAGACCCTTGACCTTCTTCAGCTCGGCTTCCGTCGCCGGCGCGACCGAGGGGAACGAGCACTCGCCCCAGGCCACGGCCTGTTTGGCCAGCGCGCCGGCGAGCGCCGCGGTGTCCGGCTCGGCCTTGACCGCGGGTGCCGCACCCGCTGCCGGGGCCAGCACCAGGCCGGAGGCCAGGAACGCGCCGGCGACCACGGCCACCGTGCCCCTCCGCGTCTTTCTCGTACTACTGATCACCATGATCCCTTTCGACAGGAGCCCCCGACGTCCGTACGTGAAGTAAAGACGGGTGATCAGGTTTCCCACACGGCCGGTAGATGGCGGATACCCGACATGGCAGGATCTCGACACTCGCGTGATCAGACCCGTAACTCGCGTGATCAGAGGCGTAACTCGCGTGTTCCGCATTCAAGCACGCGAGTTACGTCCCTGATCACGCGAGTTACGCCTTCCCTCACGGATGCAGGCCGGGTCCGTGATCGGGGTCGGTCGACGGCGCGATCGGGGTCGGGCTGAGCGACGCCTCGTCCTCCCCCTCCTCCAGCAGGGTCGCCGCAGCGCCGACCACTTTCAGATCCGGGTCACCGACGGCGTCCTCGTCCTTGTCCGCGTAGTCCACGCGGGCGAGGACGCTGCGCATCGCCTCGATACGCGCACGCTTCTTGTCGTTGCTCTTGACCACCGTCCACGGCGCGATCTCCGTGTCGGTGGACCGGAACATCGCGACCTTCGCCTCGGTGTAGGCGTCCCAGCGGTCGAGCGACTTGATGTCGTTGGGACTCAGCTTCCATTGCCGCACCGGGTCGACCTGCCGGATGAGGAACCGGGTGCGCTGCTCGGATCTCGACACCGAGAACCAGAGTTTGACGAGCACGATCCCGTCGTCGACGAGCATCTCCTCGAACGTCGGCGCCTGCCGCATGAAGCGCTCGTACTGCTCGTCCGTGCAGTACCCCATCACCCGTTCGACGCCGGCCCGGTTGTACCAGGATCGGTCGAACAGCACGAGCTCGCCCTCGGTGGGCAGGTGGTTCACGTAGCGCTGGAAGTACCACTCCCCCTGCTCGCGTTCGGTGGGCTTGCTCAGCGCCACCACTCGCGCGCCACGCGGGTTGAGGTGTTCGGTGAACCGTTTGATGGTGCCACCCTTGCCCGCCGCGTCGCGTCCCTCGAACAGAATCACCATCCGGCCGCCGGTGTCCTTGATCCAGTACTGCAGTTTCAGCAGTTCGATCTGCAGCGACCGTTTCACGACGTCGTATTCCTCACGCGACATTCGCGTCGTGTACGGGTAGTTCTCCCGCCAGGTGTCGATCGGCGAGCCGTCGGGGCGGAGCAGGACCGGATCGTCGGCGTCGTCGTAGTCGACGACGAGACGCTGGTCCCTCAGTTCCGGGAAGTACGAGTGATCGAGCACGCGCCGCTGATACCCACGCCGGACGGCGCGCAAACGCGGCGCGTCAACCACCGAGCCCTTCGGCGAACCGTCGCGCCGCTTCGAGATCGACCGTACCGGGTCGGTTCTTGCCGATCCCGCCGACGAGCCTGAATGGCAGCCAGGTGTCGAAACCCCGGCACGAGAACGCGCCCACCACGTCGAAGCCTTTACGGCCTAGCGTCCGTGCCAGACGACGGGTGTAGCGCCGGAATCGCGGTTCCGGCAACCCGCTGGCGCTGAACACGAACGCCTTCCTTCGCTGCTTCGGCGGCATCTCCTCGGCGAGACGCCGCAGGCGGGGATGGAAGTCCATGCCGAAGATCCCCGAGCCGAAACCCACAAGGTCACAGGAATCGAGCTCGGCGGGGTCGATCTCCTCGGGGCTGACGACGCGGGCGCCGAGAACCCCGGCCAGCACTTCGGCGACCCTCGCCGTGTTGCCGTGGGACACCGAAACGCACACGATGACGACCTTCATGCCGATCCTCCACTTCGCCGGTTCTTTCCCCTTGAGAACCGGGCAGCGGCGTAGAACGTGACGTCACCCTTCGCGCAGGTGATCCCGCAGCGCCCGCGCCACGCGGGCCATCAGCACTTCGGCCTCCGGCTGGATCGCGGCGGGCACCCGGGATCCGGTCAGCGCGGCGATCGCGTACAGCCCGCCGTCGGCGTGTTCGACCACCCCGACCTCGTGCCGCAGGTTGAGCACCGTGCCGGTCTTGGACGACCATTTCGCGGCGTCGGAGACGAAATCCGGGCTCAGCCGCTGACGCAGCAGGTTCAGCCCCATGAGTTCACGCACCCGCGCCGCCACTTCCGCGTCTACTTTGGACGGCTTCCACAGCGCTTCGAGCAGGTTCACGAACGCGCGGGCCGAACCGGAACTCGCCCGGGTGACGTCGAGCTGCGGAACGGGATGGCCTTGCCCGGCGGTGCCCGCGTTGATCGCGAGCGCGTGCGCGAGGTGGACGTCGGCCGGGGCGAACCGTTCGGCGGGCGTGTCGCTGAGGTCTGCGGCCGGATGCCGTGCGGTGATCCCCGAAACGCCCCATTCGCGCGTCATCCTGGTGACCTCGGCGGGAGGTGTCAGCGCGAAGAGCGCGTCCGCGGCAGTCTCGTCGCTGATGGCCATCGTCAGGTAGAGCAGGTCGTCGATCGCCACCCTGGCCGGATGCCGGAACCGCGTCAGCCCGGTCGGTCCGGGGGCGGTGGCCCGCCCCGGCTCGACGTCGATCGGCGCGGAGCCGTCCAGCTCGCCCCGGCGGATCCGCTCCAGGGTCGCCGCGGCGAGCGGGATCTTCACCAGCGAGGCGCTCGGGAACTCCAGGTCCGGGTCGATGCCGACTTCGTATCCGGTCCGCAGATCGCGCACGAGGAACGAACCCCGCAGGCCGCCGTCGTCCAGCTCGGCGCGCAGCCCGAGGAGCAGGGTCTCCGTGTTCATGTCGTCTCCTCCGCGCCGAGACACCGGGCGATGTCCGGCCACAATCGTGCCCGGAGCCGCTGCGCGTCCTCGCCGGGCCCCGCCGTGATCTCGAAGCCGCGCGCGAGCCGGACCTCGCCGATCGGCCGCCAGTTCAGGCCGAGGTCGGTCGCCTGGGCCGTCGAACACAGCAGCAGATCGTCCGAACCGAACACCGCCGCGGCGGCCGCGGTGAGGGCATCGGCGACGGTCACCTGCGCGGGTCGCAAGCCCACCGAGTCACGGATGCGGAAGAGGCGATCCCGGATATGCGGCACGTCGTCCTCCGGCTGGATCCAGACCCGGCGAGGCACCCGGCCGGACCGGCCGACCCGCAGCGTTTCCAGGTGGAGCGCGCCCGCTCGCGACCTTCCCCCGCCCGCCAGCCCGAGTGGCACCGTCCAGCTGCCCTCTTCGGCGGGAACGGCCGTGAGCGCCGCGCGGACCTCCTGTGTGCGCACGAGTTCCGCCCGCTCCCCCGGCGGCGCCTGCCGGAACTCCAGGAAGACGTCCAGCGCTCGCGCCGCCGCGTCGAGTTCGGCGAGCTCACGGACGGTGCAGGTGCCCGGCATCGCCAGCCGCATCGGGCGCAGTTTGGCGCGCTGCGCGTCGTGCTCGAGGGCGTCGGCCAGTGACACCAGCCGTTTCGCCGACGGCAGCATGTCGCGGCCGAACGGCGTGAGCACGGCGCGGCGAGTGGAGCGGTCGAACAGCCGCTCGCCGAAATGCCGTTCCAGCGCGGCGATCCGGCGGCTCGCCACCGGCTGCGGGATGCGCGCGATCGCGGCTCCCGCGGTGAAGGTCCCGGCTTCGCTCACGCTCACGAACGCCCGGCAGCTCCCGATCAGGTCCACGACCACATGCTATGCCGATAATGCATGAAAGAGGTCGTTGGTGTCTTGGACAGCATGACCGGCGCTGGACAGACTGCGTGCATGTCCGTCACTTCTCGCCGCTGGGCCGCCCTGCTGGCGCTCTCGGTCGCGTCACTCGCCGCATGTTCCACACCCGCCCCCGCACCGCCGCCCACGGCCGCCACACCGGTCGCGGCGTCCGGGCGTGCCGACTTCGAACAGCTCGAACGCGCCTACCGCGCCCGGCTCGGGGTGTACGCGGTGGACACCGCGACAGGCCGAGAGGTCGCCTTCCGAGCCGACGAACGCTTCGCCTACGCCTCGACGCACAAGGTGTTCAGCGCCGGTGGCGTCCTGCAGCGGACGCCGGTCGCCGACCTGGACCGCACGGTGACCTACGAACGCAAGGACCTGGTCGTGAATTCGCCGGTCACGGAGAAACACGTGGCGACGGGGATGCCGCTGCGCGCCGTCATGGACGCGACCCTCCGGTACAGCGACAACACCGGCGGAAACCTGCTCTTCCGCGAACTCGGCGGCCCCGCAGGGCTCAACGCGGTCCTGCGCGCGATCGGCGACACCACGAGCCACGCCGACCGGATCGAACCGGAACTCAACGACACCGCGCCCGGCGACACCCGGGACACCAGCACACCGCGTGCGCTCGCCGTGAGCCTGCGCGCCTTCGCCCTCGGCGACGCCCTCCCCGAGGACAAACGCAAGATCCTGGTCGACATGATGCGGGCCAGCACCACCGGCGACCAGAACATCCGCGCCGGGGTGCCCGGCTGGCCGGTCGCCGACAAGACCGGAACGGCGTCCTACGGCACGCGCAACGACATCGGGGTCGTGTGGCCGCCGGGCCGCGCGCCGATCGTCGTCTCGGTACTGACCGACCGGTCGGAGAAGGACGCCGGGATCGACAACAAGCTCCTGGCCGACGCCACCGCGGCCGCGGTGAAAGCCCTCCCCTGAGCGAACCGCCGGGACGGACGAGGTTCCGTCCCGGCGGGATTCAGCGGCTCAGCGACGGCAGGGGTTGCCCGCCGGATGTGCCGGGGTTCCGTGCACGTCGGCCTGGGACTCCGCGAGCACGATCTTCGCGAGCGCGGTGTCCAGCGCGACGGCCTGCTGCTTCACCACGCCGTTCGCCACGGTCTGGCCGTTGAGCTTCAGCGAACCGATGACCAGCGGGATGGTCAGCGGCGCCGACCCGACGGTGATCGACTCGCCGTTGATCTTCAGCGAGGCGACGTGCGAACTGCCCGCCAGCACCGGCGCGAGCCCGCCCGGCGACGGCTGACAGGTCGCGGTCGCCTGTGACTGGATCACGCCGAGTTCGACGGTCAGCCCGAGCGTGCTGATCACCGTCTTGTCGATCTTGGCCGACGCCAGCGCGCGATCGCCCGCGGCCGGAGCCGCCGACTGGTCGTCCGGCGTGAGATCGGTCGACGCGGTCAGCACCTTGGTGTCGACCTTGATCAGGCCGGCGTTGAGCGTCGCGGCGGCGACGGTGCTGCTGTCGTCGGCACAGGGCAGGTTCGCCGGGTTGGCCCGCGCCGCGGTCACCCCGAGGACGTTCGCCGCGGTGCCGGTGCAGGAGAAGACGCCGTCACGGTCGTCGTCGACGATCGTGCCGACGCCGGTCGCGTCGATGAGGCCGGCGCCCGACGGGGCCGAGAGGTTCACCGTGAACGTCTCGTTCGGCTCGTCGACGGTGTCCGGGTTGACCAGGACGGTCACCGGTCTGGCCGTCTGGCCGGGAGCGAACGTGACCATCCCGCTCGCCGCCGTGTAGTCGGCGGGCGCGGACGCGGTGCCGTTGGCGGTCGCGTACTGGACCGTCACCGGATTCGGGCTGGGGCCGCCGAGCAGCGACACCGTGAACGTCGCCGGCACCTGCGCGCCACCGGAGCCTTCGCCGACGGTCACGTCGTCGATGCTCAAGCCGAGCACGCGCACGGTCGTGGTCTCGATGTACCCTCGCGAAACCCCGTCGACCTGGTAGTCGACGACGCATTGGTAGGTACCGGGAGCGGCACCGGCGGCGGCTTTGATCGTCTCGGTGAACGTGGCCACCCCGCCGCTGGTCACCTTGACGCTGCCCGGATCGTTCGTGGCGGTGAGCTGCGGGTCGCAACTGGTCACCTTCGGGGTCACCGTGACCTCGATGGACTTGATACCGTCCAAAATGGCCTGGGAGACCTGACCGGCCGGGACGTTGTTCAGCAGCACGCCACCCGTGGCCGAGGTGATGGCGGAAGCCTGCCCCGTGGCGTCGAGCGCGCCGACGTTGACGGCGACCACGCGGATCTTCGCCGCCTGCAACGCCGCGATGGTCTGGGCCAGGGTGTGCCCGCCGCTCGGGTCGTGCGACGGCGCGTCGCCGAACCACGCGATGATGCGGGTGCCGTCCGGCCGGAAGGCGACCGCCCCGGTGGCGAGCTGGTAGAGCGCGTTCAAGTTCGCCTCCGGCGTGTCCCCGCCGCCCGAGGCCGCCCATTGGTTGATCCCCGTCTGGACGGCGGTCGTGTCCCCGGTGATGCCCTGATTGACCTTGAACGGCACCGAGTCGGTGAAGTCCTTGTACTCGGCGACACCGAACTGCGCGGTCGGCTGCGCGGCGAGGACGTCGGCGGTGATGGCGCCGGCGTTCGTCCGCACGTTGCCGATCGGCCCGCCCATGCTGCCCGTGGTGTCCGCGAGCAGGACGAGGTCGGGATTCGGCGGCACGGCCGAGGTCGTCACGTTCTTGGTCACGGTCGTGCTCTGCCCCGCGTTCAGGGTGAGATCGAGCGTGGCCGGGTCCACTCCCGGTGGAGCCGCGGCGGCGACCGCGGTGGAGGCGAGCATCGACGAAACGGCGGCCAGGACGGCGAGCAATGGTCTTCGTGACATGGACTTCCCTTTCGAGACCCGGCCGGAGCCGGAATACCTGTGGGCTCCTGAAGAAGACGGAATTTTTCGCATTTCGTTAGCGCGAGAACCGGGCTTCACCCGGAGCGCCCTGTGTCAAGGTTCCCAACGGGGCTGTTACCGAGGGTCCGGGCTACGCGGACCAGGTGCGCATTGCACCGTCCAGCCGAAGGCGCTTCGGCACCTCTCACTCTTCAGTGTGAGAGGTGCCGAAGATTTCGGCGTTTTCCGTGGTCACCGCGCCGGGCAAAAATCCGAATTCACCGGCGAATACTCACCGAATGTCGCAACGGTCGATACCTCGGCGAGACCTCGATCAGTAGACGCACTGGATGATCGCGTCGTCCAAGCGGATGTACTTCGCCGGCCCGCCGTTGTTGCCGTAGATCGGCTGGAGATAGACGGTACCCACGCCGTTCAGATTGAGATTGTTCAGCGTGATGATCTGATAACCCGCCCGGTCGTCGATCCACTTCACCGTGTGGGAGATTTTCCGCCAGCCGACGGGGTCCCAGATCTCGAGGCCGATGTTCGCCCCGCCGCCGACCGGGTCGGCGTGGATCGCGGCGGCGCAATTCGATCGATTCGCCGGGAAACTCGCGAGCGACTTCGCGGTCCTCATCGCCGACCAGCCGTTGTCGGCGAAGAGCCAGCCGTTGTTGTTGCCGGTCCGCGCCACGCCCATGCCGATGTCGAACCACGAATGCCCGTCACCGCCTTGGATTCCCCGCTCCCATACGCCATGGGGATTCGATTCGTAACCGTCGGACCACTGCACGATCCCGGCGTGTGCCGTCCCCGCGACACCCACGAGTGCCATCAAAAACACCGACACGACGGCGAATATCTTCTTGAACACGAGAGTTCCCCCTCTTCGCGTGAATTGAACCCTGCCAGGGGAACAGAGTCCGGAACGCGTGCACAAGGGCCCTTCGCGCGCACAATCGACTGCCTCTCAGGACAGTGCCTAAGCGAGGTCGGCGGGCCGCGTCCGCAGTTTGGCGGCGATCCGCGCCAGCGCATGCTGATCCTCCGCGGTCAACGGGTCGAGAACGAGCTCCCGCACCGAACGGACGTGCGCGGGAGCGGCCGCGACGACCACGTCGTAGCCGTCGTCGGTGAGCACGGCGAGCGTGTACCGGCCGTCTCCGGGATCCGGCGTCCGCTCCACCCAGCCCCGCTGCTCGAAGCGTTTGACCACATTGGACAGACGCGAGAGCGAGCCGTTGGCGAGGTAGGCCAGCTCGCTCATCCGCAGCCGCCGGTCCGGGGCCTCCGAAATATGACTGAGGGTCAGGTACTCGAACAGCGTCAGCCCGGCGTCCTGCTGCAGCGGCGACTCGAGCCGCCCCGGCAGCAAGAGGACCAGGGAGACCAGCCCGGTCCAGGCCTCCTTTTCGGCAGGGGTCAGCCACAACGCGTCGTCGGGGTCCGGGGTGGCCATGGCGGAACCTTACCCAGAGCTCGATCACTTCACACGTAAAGTCAAATCGTGCTACTTTGACTTCAAGCATGAAGTCAACGAGGGGATTCACCATGACCCAGCCGGAGTTCTTCGCCACACCCGGCTACGGCGACCGGCAACTGAAGGTGATGCGCTACAGCCAGGCGGTGCGCGTCGGCGATCGCGTCGAGATCTCGGGGCAGGGCGGCTGGGACGACGACTTGAACTTCCCCGAATCGCTCGAAGAGGAGATCGTCAAGGCCTTCGAGAACGTCGGGCGGACCCTCGCCACGGCGGGCGCCACCTGGCGTGACGTCATCGCCGTGAACTCGTACCACGTCCCGGAAACTCCCGGTTTCCTCGGCGAGACCCACAACCGCGTGATGGTCGAGCAGTTCCGCGAGCACATGGGCGACCGCGCGCCGATCTGGACGGAGATCGGCGTCCCGGCCCTCGGCGCGCCGAAGATGCGGGTCGAGATCAGGGTCACCGCGATCACCGGACGCGCCCACGTGTGAACCCCGCACCCCTTGGGTACTCCCTCACTGCGCCCATGCTCTTGGCCAAGCTGGGAAACCCGCTAAGGAGAACGCGTGGGTATGACGAGAACACGACAGGCTTACGAATTCCCCACCGGCATCGCCCCGCCGCTGGGAGAGGTCCGGGCCTGGCTGCGAGAGCGGCTGAGCGAGGTCGGCCGCGCCACCATCGCGGACACCGAGCTGCTGACCACGGAACTGGTCACCAACGCGCACGAACACGCGGACGGCGTCGCCGAGCTCAGGGTCTCCGTACCCTCGGGCCGGGACGTCGTCCGCGTCGAAGTCGACGACCGCCGACCTCGGCTCCGGCCGTACCGCGTGGCCAAAGCGGATCCGACGAGCCCCCACGGGCGAGGGCTGGCACTGGTCGAGGCGATCAGCGACCGTTGGGGTGTGATCGCCCGCGCGGGACGCAAAACGGTGTGGGCGGAGATCCCGGTGCTCTGACACGATCATCCGGTGACAGCCTCGCGCAGCACCCTGATCGCGCCGATCCCGCGACCGGGTGATCACGTTCGCCTCGTCTCCCCCGCCAGCTTTCCCACCCGCGAGCAGGTCGCCGAAACCGCGGCCGTCCTGGAAAGCTGGGGGCTGGTCGTCGAAATCGGGACGCACGCGCTCGATCGCCGGGGTTACCTGGCAGGCCGGGATGAAGACCGGTTGGCCGATCTCGACGACGCGTTCCGCGATCCGGCCGTCCGCGCCGTGATCGCCACCCGCGGCGGTGCGGGCGCGTACCGCATCGCCGACGATCTCGACTTCGACGCGGTCCGGGCCGACCCCAAGCCGCTGGTCGGCTTCAGCGACATCACCGCCCTCCATCTCGCGCTCTGGCGGCACTGCGGGCTGGCGGGGATCCACGGTTTCGTGGCGGGTTCCCGTTCCGCGGCCGCGACCCGGCGGCTGCTGATGGACGGCGAGCCCGCCATCCTCCACCGCGATCCGCAGGCCATGACCGTCGCGGCCGAAGTGCCCGGCACCGCCACAGGTGACCTCGTCGGCGGGAATCTCGGCACCGTCGCCCACGCGGTCGGCGTCGGCCTGCCTTCGCTGGCAGGCGCCATCCTGTTCCTCGAAGCCGAGCGGACGATCGGCCTCGGGCAGGTCGACCGCCAGCTGACCCAGCTCATCCGGTCCGGCGCGCTCCACGGCGTACGAGGGATCGCGCTCGGCCGGTTTCCCGGCTTCGAGGACTACACCGATCGCGGCTGGACCCTCGTCGACGTCCTCAAGGACCGGGTGGGCGCGCTGGGCGTGCCGGTCCTCGGCGGAATCGACGTCGGACACGGCGCGGACCCGCTTTCCGTTCCGCTGGGACCGCTGGCCGTACTGGACACCGCCGCGGGCACGCTCACCGTCGCCCCGGCGGTCAGCTCACAAGACGCGGATCCACGGCTCCCCCGAGCCAAGCGCGAAGGACTCCGTTGAACAGCTCGGGATCCTCCACATTCCAGATGTGGTGCCTCCCCGGCACGAGCCGCGACCGCGTCTGGGGCGCGGCCCGCGCGATTGCCGCGAGGGATCGTCGCACCGCCGCGGAATCCTTCTCCCCCGCTGTCGCGAGCAGTGGCCCGGTATAGCGGCCCACCTCGGCGGGCACCCCGCCCGCGCACACCTCGGCGGCCATCGCGGACGCGGTTTCGCGGCGCACCGAGAGACCGTGTTCGACATACCGGGCGCGTGCATCTTCGGGAAGCCCGAAGACGGCGGCTTGGGCGCGCCAGTACCAGCGGGCTCGCGAGAATGCCGACTGCACCGCGCAGTACAAGCGCATCCCGGCGCCGGCGGGCGTGAGCGGCGCGCTGGTCAGGAACGCCGAACTCACCCGGTCCGGGTGCCGCGCCAGCACGCGCAAAGCCGTGAGTGCTCCGAGGGAGAGGCCGACGAGATCGAACGGACCGTCGACGCCGTACCCGGTCACTCTCGCGACGACGTCGTCCGCCACCGCGTCCAGGCCCGGCCAGCGCTCGCCGACCCGTTCGCCGAAGCCCGGCAAGTCCGGCGTGAGCACCGTCCGATCGCCGAACGCGGGCAGCTGCGCCTCCCACATCCAGTTCGCGACGTTGCCGCCGTGCAGCAGCACCACCGGCCGCTCCGTCGTGGCCGTCCCGGCGGAATGCACTTCGGGGAACGTGTTCACGCGAGCTCCTTCGCGAGCGCGTCGAGCCAGTCCAGTTCGACGCGCAGGTTCGCGATTCCGTAGTCCAGTGTGGACAGTCGCAGCCTGGCCGCCCGGTCGGGCGCGTCGGCGTCCGCCCGCGTCCGTTCGAATCGCTCCAGCCGCGCCCGGGTCGCCTCGCGGCGGGCAGTCAGGAGGGAGCGGAAGGCGTCGTCGTCGAGATCCGCACCGAAGAACACCCGCGCGAGGAACGGATCGCGTTCGACGTGCCGCTCGGGTTCGCTCGCCAGCCATTCGGCGAGCGCCGTCCGCCCCGCGACGGTGATGCGGTGTTCTTGCCGGTCCGGCGCCCCGGCGCCGGCGACGGTCTCGACCTCGGCGAGCCCGTCCGCGACGAGCCGGGCGAGGGTGCGATAGATCTGCGCCTTGTCCGCCACCCAGAAGTGCCCGACGGTCGATTCGAAATGACGTTTGAGGTCGTAGCCGGTCATGGGCGCGAGAGCGAGCAACCCCAGGATGAGGCGGGAAAGAACCATGTCACTAGTAGACTAGTCACCTATGGGACTTGTCAACTAGGCTAGGCCGAGCGCTGTTCCACAAACAGACGGAGCATCGTTCCGCTTTGTCAAACCCCCTTCGCCCGGGCCGCGAGCGCACGTGCGAGCGAGACCACCTCGGCCGAAAGTCCGGTCCAGTCATCGGAAGCCGTACCGAGGTAGCCCGCTCGCGCCCGCTGGAGCAGCGCGCGGCCGTCGCCGTCGAGCGTCGGCGCGACGGCCG is from Amycolatopsis lurida and encodes:
- a CDS encoding alpha/beta hydrolase, with the translated sequence MAVVAGAFLASGLVLAPAAGAAPAVKAEPDTAALAGALAKQAVAWGECSFPSVAPATEAELKKVKGLACATVQVPRDWHNPQDGNTIGVRVSKTATAYPGTGRQGIALVNPGGPGGEGLPWGAAMAMRSPVLASQYDFVGFDPRGVGQSTPLTCSYTVPDSTDQNVISRAKVEGCLKNPLTKFITTEQTAYDMDFIRVLLGEKKTSYIGYSYGTWLGTWYATTFPSKAHRFLLDSSTDASRSTLEKTWDLQPRSRDRQFQEALLPYVARNDAKYKVGTDPLEIRRNWEKAGGTREFAGMLYAAWFIIPAMYDTSQYPSAASMVAALAKGPAPAGTDAEKLEQVVAKALATPGLTDANKAFLTKAKGNALEAIAKKDSVERKASYQGGAEVETWDAAFEAIRCQDGQWNQNLHYWNFWQADLTVNAPFIAPIMALSGAPLCAFWPTANAKPAPDAKTFPKLLIAQTELDAATPYEGALATAKGLPGAKMISVDNEGSHGIFPYNTDCVDDPIVAYFQTGLTPKKKFTGCQGLPLPGEDKTVEVGGHLGHDGKIKIKMITPQVRKANEIVRELLEGTATPEADEKGMPANA
- the ppk2 gene encoding polyphosphate kinase 2, with protein sequence MRAVRRGYQRRVLDHSYFPELRDQRLVVDYDDADDPVLLRPDGSPIDTWRENYPYTTRMSREEYDVVKRSLQIELLKLQYWIKDTGGRMVILFEGRDAAGKGGTIKRFTEHLNPRGARVVALSKPTEREQGEWYFQRYVNHLPTEGELVLFDRSWYNRAGVERVMGYCTDEQYERFMRQAPTFEEMLVDDGIVLVKLWFSVSRSEQRTRFLIRQVDPVRQWKLSPNDIKSLDRWDAYTEAKVAMFRSTDTEIAPWTVVKSNDKKRARIEAMRSVLARVDYADKDEDAVGDPDLKVVGAAATLLEEGEDEASLSPTPIAPSTDPDHGPGLHP
- a CDS encoding flavodoxin family protein, with protein sequence MKVVIVCVSVSHGNTARVAEVLAGVLGARVVSPEEIDPAELDSCDLVGFGSGIFGMDFHPRLRRLAEEMPPKQRRKAFVFSASGLPEPRFRRYTRRLARTLGRKGFDVVGAFSCRGFDTWLPFRLVGGIGKNRPGTVDLEAARRFAEGLGG
- a CDS encoding serine hydrolase; translation: MNTETLLLGLRAELDDGGLRGSFLVRDLRTGYEVGIDPDLEFPSASLVKIPLAAATLERIRRGELDGSAPIDVEPGRATAPGPTGLTRFRHPARVAIDDLLYLTMAISDETAADALFALTPPAEVTRMTREWGVSGITARHPAADLSDTPAERFAPADVHLAHALAINAGTAGQGHPVPQLDVTRASSGSARAFVNLLEALWKPSKVDAEVAARVRELMGLNLLRQRLSPDFVSDAAKWSSKTGTVLNLRHEVGVVEHADGGLYAIAALTGSRVPAAIQPEAEVLMARVARALRDHLREG
- a CDS encoding LysR family transcriptional regulator; translated protein: MVVDLIGSCRAFVSVSEAGTFTAGAAIARIPQPVASRRIAALERHFGERLFDRSTRRAVLTPFGRDMLPSAKRLVSLADALEHDAQRAKLRPMRLAMPGTCTVRELAELDAAARALDVFLEFRQAPPGERAELVRTQEVRAALTAVPAEEGSWTVPLGLAGGGRSRAGALHLETLRVGRSGRVPRRVWIQPEDDVPHIRDRLFRIRDSVGLRPAQVTVADALTAAAAAVFGSDDLLLCSTAQATDLGLNWRPIGEVRLARGFEITAGPGEDAQRLRARLWPDIARCLGAEETT
- the bla gene encoding class A beta-lactamase — protein: MSVTSRRWAALLALSVASLAACSTPAPAPPPTAATPVAASGRADFEQLERAYRARLGVYAVDTATGREVAFRADERFAYASTHKVFSAGGVLQRTPVADLDRTVTYERKDLVVNSPVTEKHVATGMPLRAVMDATLRYSDNTGGNLLFRELGGPAGLNAVLRAIGDTTSHADRIEPELNDTAPGDTRDTSTPRALAVSLRAFALGDALPEDKRKILVDMMRASTTGDQNIRAGVPGWPVADKTGTASYGTRNDIGVVWPPGRAPIVVSVLTDRSEKDAGIDNKLLADATAAAVKALP
- a CDS encoding Calx-beta domain-containing protein codes for the protein MSRRPLLAVLAAVSSMLASTAVAAAAPPGVDPATLDLTLNAGQSTTVTKNVTTSAVPPNPDLVLLADTTGSMGGPIGNVRTNAGAITADVLAAQPTAQFGVAEYKDFTDSVPFKVNQGITGDTTAVQTGINQWAASGGGDTPEANLNALYQLATGAVAFRPDGTRIIAWFGDAPSHDPSGGHTLAQTIAALQAAKIRVVAVNVGALDATGQASAITSATGGVLLNNVPAGQVSQAILDGIKSIEVTVTPKVTSCDPQLTATNDPGSVKVTSGGVATFTETIKAAAGAAPGTYQCVVDYQVDGVSRGYIETTTVRVLGLSIDDVTVGEGSGGAQVPATFTVSLLGGPSPNPVTVQYATANGTASAPADYTAASGMVTFAPGQTARPVTVLVNPDTVDEPNETFTVNLSAPSGAGLIDATGVGTIVDDDRDGVFSCTGTAANVLGVTAARANPANLPCADDSSTVAAATLNAGLIKVDTKVLTASTDLTPDDQSAAPAAGDRALASAKIDKTVISTLGLTVELGVIQSQATATCQPSPGGLAPVLAGSSHVASLKINGESITVGSAPLTIPLVIGSLKLNGQTVANGVVKQQAVALDTALAKIVLAESQADVHGTPAHPAGNPCRR
- a CDS encoding MarR family winged helix-turn-helix transcriptional regulator — its product is MATPDPDDALWLTPAEKEAWTGLVSLVLLLPGRLESPLQQDAGLTLFEYLTLSHISEAPDRRLRMSELAYLANGSLSRLSNVVKRFEQRGWVERTPDPGDGRYTLAVLTDDGYDVVVAAAPAHVRSVRELVLDPLTAEDQHALARIAAKLRTRPADLA
- a CDS encoding Rid family hydrolase, translating into MTQPEFFATPGYGDRQLKVMRYSQAVRVGDRVEISGQGGWDDDLNFPESLEEEIVKAFENVGRTLATAGATWRDVIAVNSYHVPETPGFLGETHNRVMVEQFREHMGDRAPIWTEIGVPALGAPKMRVEIRVTAITGRAHV
- a CDS encoding ATP-binding protein, which encodes MTRTRQAYEFPTGIAPPLGEVRAWLRERLSEVGRATIADTELLTTELVTNAHEHADGVAELRVSVPSGRDVVRVEVDDRRPRLRPYRVAKADPTSPHGRGLALVEAISDRWGVIARAGRKTVWAEIPVL